The Manduca sexta isolate Smith_Timp_Sample1 chromosome 1, JHU_Msex_v1.0, whole genome shotgun sequence sequence cgtgtgtgagtgtatttctgactgaaagtatgatgctgcgacgaattttcttggagtagtagtagtggcattaaggtgcgtaaaatttaaattactttttattgttatttattttgttcgaaccttacacttttttattttacgtttacggctcaaataacttactgtaaagtgttatttctaagtagacaagtatgtagtttcatttagtaacgaaatgtcaaaatgacagtataacagcaattagtacaaaagaGAAATTCTTCtatgaaaacagcattaaaattctataagaaatgaggcagtaattcaaatttcaaatattgctacgtgtaggagtggggatatcgctccatctctttcttttgcacgcatCGTAaagcccgctgacgtcacatgcaagtatttcgtctctaATCCGGTTTTTTACACTCACCCTttctaccaaatttcaatggcttataacttttggatttttcaccagatttcaatgatttcttctgttttagaatgtATACGACGtacttattttagaaaagttataaaaaatttaagtcaaataccctattgtttttaattaataagtgGAATGTTTTTTCTGTAGTTatctatctaaaaaaaaaaattttaagcCAAAAAAAGCTGTTTTGatgacattgttttaataacttacTTCAACCTGCACCTCCGCCCGCGTAAAAAAATcttcgataaatattttccctggATAATAAgcagcctatagcattcaggaaactattagtgaaaaaaaaaacaacaaaaacaaaatcggtttagtaattcctgagataagcgcgctgaaacaaactcttcagctttataatattttagataagaTGAATCATAAAATAGAATTATAGTGATGGGGTTTTATGAAGTGACTTTTTTGTCGGTATCACTCTTGACAGAGCGGTCGTGGCCATCACTTCAGACGTCCGTGGCTAGCTTCACAACACGCTGCCACTCTTCTTTGATGGCAGCCTCCCTCCTGCATTCATGTAGTGATGATGAGCCATTTACTGCTACTTTTATCTGATCAGTCCACCTCATAGACGCTCTTATGGTTATTAATAAGTTAGAGGCTCGTTATGTTCCTGCAGACAAACTGCGCAAGTACTTTGTAGGGCATTGTACTAGTACataagaacatatttttttttacttattacaataaataataaaataatatttttttttcctcgTGGCCTGGTAATCTCAACCTTTCCCTAACTGAACAGActactataaattattctaatgtATCTGTAGAAACGAATATAAACTAggaatatcagccctgtattatatactatcctaaTGCATGGGCATCCTCATTTTACGGgaagggtttaggccttagtccaccacgctgtagtgcgggcagattCCACATACCCTACAAATCTTAATATTgcattctcaggtatgtaggttacctcacgatgttttccttcaccgtttaaacCAACCGATAATTGACAATCAAACGTAACCTCGAAAAGTAAGCGGTGtgtttggattttgaacctgcggacaatcgttTTGGCAGTTCGTTCTATTTCCTACTAGATTATCGTAGACTTGACTAATGCGAACGAAAATTGAAAgttgaataatttatatcttcTGACTTCCCCCAACTTTCTTTCAGGACCCTTCAGTCGCTAAGCCGAGGGATTCCAGGATCCCATTCACAGGTTTCCCCCAGGATACAAAAAAAGAGACGGAAaacatactttaaatatttgcttttgTTGTACAAAGAGATATTGGGTTCTTTTTCATAGAATAAGCCTGGAGTCTGGATTTTATATCCAATATGCCGACAGACAACCTTATCACGTCATGGGAATAGACGCTGCAGAAATTTTGCACGCGCTTTTTCCTACCACTTTGATGATAAATCGTGAGTGTTTTTAGTAGCTCATAATTTAATGagacattcaattttattagcataattaaaatataataaccgtGCAGtgtaattcttttaatattgtttttggaaCTAACGGGAATATTTGtgttgaaaaatgttcctactTACAATTTTGTTTGGTAAGAGATATCTATTTATCTACGCTACTATACTGTGAAAGATTTTTGGTCCCTATTAGTGGcaaaaagtgaaattttccccaagggaacccgacacaacatatacgtactaatatgcataaatgtagtctgcaaatcgttctaatgataattagattctacacaaAGGGAAGCGGCAGGAATCGGTGCGATTTCATCGCTCTTTTTTATAACACACGTGCAAGCTTTGGAATTAACTCCTTGCATCGGTGTTCCCCGAGTGCTATGatttattcttctttaaataaggcttaaaaagagtgctcacttccaggtaggcaacggcttgctgtgcctctggcattgccaAGTCCATGGGTAGCGGAtgctgcttatcatcaggcggaccgcttgctcgttgtcatattaaagcaataaaaaaaggattatatgaacctttcgccactgctctcTACTCCCTAGAAAATAACTAGCTATATAGTAAGTTTAAATCTAGAAGAACGGGTGggacgtcgggagaaaactgaaatattaaaaccgcgataaaatccgaaaatagtttaattttaatgtctaacattcacatcGGTTCTGGATTTGTAAGTAGACCGTATAGGCGGCGGCCTATgtgcagcctcttaggggcggcagatttcagaggacgctcactcgatttaattaatcattcgtttatttaactttcgtgccttccataatacaaactgTTAGGCACCGAGGTGTCTAACATTAGTGCGCTGGATTGCGTGAAAAAGAAACCAGTGATTAGATTAAAAATCAAAGCTTTATTGAATCAGCCAAGTTTACAGGTAAAACTCGAATAACGCGGCGGCGTTCACACTATCTTGAATTCTTCACTATCTTGAATTGTTCACTTCTTGAGTTTTCCTTTTTCTTTTCTGAACTTGTTGTCTTGTCGGCGATCTCGAACTAACTGCGCTGGTCGGGGTGAATTCGCTCATTTATATCGAGCTCTTGAGTCCCGCACCTCGGAGTCGGAGCGCTGCATGCGTGGGCGCGGCTCGGCCAATCAGAGCGCGCGGGCGGCGCCTTCACGTAGGCGGCGTGTGTGAGCGAGACGGAAGATGTTTCTCTCTCGCTCCGTGTGTGTGTGGTCGAGACGGAAGATGTTGCCCTCTCGCTTCTTGTGTGTGTGGTCGAGACGGAAGACATTTCCCTCTCTCTTGTTTTCTTCGCCTGCGTATATCGGTCACcctgcatttttaattttcgcTGAATGTTTAATCATCCTGCACATCCTCCCGCCGTGTATCGCCTGCTGGGGGCGATACATCTCCTTGACGGGTGCAGGTCGCTGTTTCGCAGGCCGGCAGGATTACTATGACCTTTTCGTCGGTCTTCGTAGGACTCCGCCTCTCGTTGCGATGTCCACGGTGCGCACGATGCCGTCCGGTCCCGGGTGAGTCGCGATGATCTTGCCTCGTACCCACGCGTTCCTTGGTAAGTTGCCGTCGACGATCCGCACCAGGTCGCCTGTGTGAAGCGTCGGTCCTCTTCCATGCGGCTCCCGCCGGTTTCGCAGCTCCGGTAAATATTCTTTTAGCCATCGCGCCCAGAATTCGTTGGCTAACTGTTGCGCTGCGCGTAGATTGATGTTTGACCCGTAGCCGTAGTCCTCGGAGAATCCCGGTGTGGCGATCGGTCCCTGGCAACCCAACAAGAAGTGGTTGGGTGTCAGAGCTTCCGGGTCTTCAGGGCTGACCGAGACGTGTGTCAGCGGGCGGCTGTTCACGGTGTTCTCGACCTCGGCGAGCAGCGTGCTGAGTGTTTCTTCTCTTGGGTGCTTTTCTCGTAAGACCACGGTGAGTGCGGTCTTTACGGATCGCACGAGTCTCTCCCAGGCGCCTCCCATGAATGGCGCTCCTGGAGGGATGAAGCGCCACCGTATGGCTCTTCTTGACGCCTCTCGTTCCGCGCCGTCCTGCAGCATGTGTCGCAGCTCCTTTTCTGCGCCGTGGAAGTTCGTCGCGTTGTCACTCCATATCTCCGCGGGGCATCCGCGGCGTGCGATCATTCGTCTCAGCGCCATGATGGCGGAGTCCGTGCTCAGAGAATGCACGATCTCCAAATGCACTGCTCGAACGGTGAGGCACGTGAAGAGCGCCACGTATCGCTTCTGGTGCGCCCTGCCGACGGTTATTGTCAGCGGGCCGAAGTAGTCGAGACCGGTGTAAGTGAACGGTCTCTGGTGGTGTGCCAATCTGCAGGGCGGCAGGTCTCCGGTGATCGGCTGCGGCGGGTTGACCATCTTCATTCGGCACTTCAGGCATCTTGAGATGATTTCTTTCACCGTGGGTCGCAGTCGTATAACCCAACGGTATTGTCGGCATTGATTTACCGTACTTTCGGTGCCGGCGTGATGCAATAGCTCGTGAATGTGTTTTATCCACAGCTTAGTTGCGAGGTGTCCGCCGTCCACTATCGGCGGATTCTTCATATTCTCTGAGACTCCGATGGCGGCGGTGATTCGACTCTTGAGCCTTATGATCCCCTCAGATATGTGAGTGCTGAGGGGATAGAGCCGGCTGTCTCGGGGTAGTTGCGTGCCGTTTGTTAGTGCACGCAACTCGGCTTCGAAGGCTTCTTCTTGCGACGCTCTTATGATTAGCGTCTCGGCGCGATGCTGTAGCTCGGCGGGCAATATCACGAAGTCGCTCCTCTTGCTCACAGCGGGTTTGGGTTGCTTTGCGTCGCTCGCCTTGTTGTTCTTCCAATCCGGATCTTGGCTGGGACGTTTCTTCGTTCTTTTGTAGTGTATTCTCTGCGTCCGCTGGCGTAGTATCTGGATGGCTTGTAGAACTCTTGCTGTCGCTCGCAGATAACGCAGCCACGATGAGAAGCGTTGCACATCCGGTATGGCATCGCTCAAGTGTTGTTTTTGAGCGATGGCGAATACGGCGTGGCTCCTTTCCTCGCCCGTAGTGTGTGCGGGCTGAGGGTCCTTTTCTATTGGCCAGGCTTCGGGTTTTTCTCGCAGGAAATCAGGACCGTGGAACCAGCNNNNNNNNNNNNNNNNNNNNNNNNNNNNNNNNNNNNNNNNNNNNNNNNNNNNNNNNNNNNNNNNNNNNNNNNNNNNNNNNNNNNNNNNNNNNNNNNNNNNNNNNNNNNNNNNNNNNNNNNNNNNNNNNNNNNNNNNNNNNNNNNNNNNNNNNNNNNNNNNNNNNNNNNNNNNNNNNNNNNNNNNNNNNNNNNNNNNNNNNNNNNNNNNNNNNNNNNNNNNNNNNNNNNNNNNNNNNNNNNNNNNNNNNNNNNNNNNNNNNNNNNNNNNNNNNNNNNNNNNNNNNNNNNNNNNNNNNNNNNNNNNNNNNNNNNNNNNNNNNNNNNNNNNNNNNNNNNNNNNNNNNNNNNNNNNNNNNNNNNNNNNNNNNNNNNNNNNNNNNNNNNNNNNNNNNNNNNNNNNNNNNNNNNNNNNNNNNNNNNNNNNNNNNNNNNNNNNNNNNNNNNNNNNNNNNNNNNNNNNNNNNNNNNNNNNNNNNNNNNNNNNNNNNNNNNNNNNNNNNtgttttttttattattatatctctattagcttttgctcgcgattgtgcccgcgtgaaggagtttaccggggaatatatttttccgacttacttgatatatatcgttattttacgatcaaattacacaaaatcattataaattgtaacctatgtATTAtgctgatgtataaccaatattactgtaaaatttcatccagatccgttcagtagttttttcgtgaaagagaaacaaccatacatacatccatcctcacgaatttacgcatttataatattagtaagatttgcATATAGGCAATGCATTGATCAATATTTTTAGGCAAATATATTGATTAGTGTAAATGGTATTATAATCTTTCTGATCAAATAAACGAATGTTATTTTTGCATCCCAGCAATATCAATCAATCAAGTTACATTTCGCAAGCTGGCACGCAACGGTAGTAGCGTGAGAGTGGCGCGCCGGTGTCGTATTGCAACCACAGCGTACTGCTTACACGTCGGCCCACCACGCATTGTATGCTAGCGATTTAGGGCCATATTAAATATCGACAGTTGAATGTTGAAAATCGACGGTATATTCGTCTGGCCAGTATctaaataggggaccgtcctgtgtttgaatttgtacattattctatatgtaacggttattaatacgaaaaagaaaccctcctgcgaaaactgcattaaaattggttaaaaaatgagccagtaattcatatttcaaatattactgtgccgaagtgggcgcgaagtggggaaatcgcttcatccctttctttcgcacgcgtcgtaatgcccgatgacgtcacacgtgggtattgcgccctTTCTgttttcttgttacttaccccttctaccgaaattgaaagacttataacatattgatttttttaccggatttaaataattctttctgtgttataacttatataacgtaaatatttgataatcataaagaacaaaaatgagtccggtcccctattggggTTTGACTAGTGTTGCTTGgtgtcccgatttgcgcgggacgtcccgattttcagagtgCTGGGGTCGTCCCCATTTGATCAAGACACAAAATgccagtaaaattattaaaaaccattaagtattatgaaaaaataatgtacGCGTACATCACTATGTtaagtgcgacaatgcaatcaaaatagcacgtatcaacTCGCTAGGGCTGAAGGTACAGCTGTTTTgttctcttgcttagagatgcgactacaCCGCGAATTGTGCTTCGTTGTTAAAGCAGAATTCCAAAAGTGCAAATTTAGCATGAccgtgattttttataaaacgcaataaattaaactttaataaaaacatcttgcTTTTTTATGTCCCTATCTACAATCAATCCCGATTAGAGTTACCTTCTGCcccgattttaaacaaattggaCCTGGCAACACTATTTAAATCCCTTCTTCGAGTAAACGTgtttgagcattcgttccatacatttttggCGCCCGAGCTACGGCGGGAATATGGAGATTTAcgaataactaaaaataaaaaaaatatatgtttttttgaatatttttaaactaccaaaatattccttattaagtcgtctattttataatattatttgcaaattaaaatactttgtgCTTTGTGGGATtgaattattaacaattttagaaCGAATGCTAAACGCCGTTTGCTTGAGAAAAGTTCATGGCACCACAGACTAACATGTGATCGACTTTTTTCAACACAAATCTCTCGCTTCGTaggtagttataaaataatttcttcctCCAGCTAGCGTCACAAAACAGCCGTCGTCGTAGTGTAGAACACCTCCGGCGTCTAAGCCGTGAACTTCCGCGCGGTGCGAGCGTGCCGACACGACGCGCTCGCCGAGCGCCGCGCCCTCACGGTGCAGCGCGACGCCGCGCGCGGCCGCTGCGTGGCGCTGCGACGGTATTTGGTACAGGTGAGGACTGTATGACGTACCGGTTGAAAAAACAAGTTTCCGGAAAAATTCCGGTATCGAAAAACCGGAATTTTTCCGATTTTTTGATGCTTTAAGGTGATAATGTTTGTGATATTAACAATTAGCAGTAAATATGCTGTTTTTATGAATTTAGCGAATCTAATACTCAGCTATTAATCAATTACCAACTGT is a genomic window containing:
- the LOC119189470 gene encoding uncharacterized protein LOC119189470, which encodes MREKPEAWPIEKDPQPAHTTGEERSHAVFAIAQKQHLSDAIPDVQRFSSWLRYLRATARVLQAIQILRQRTQRIHYKRTKKRPSQDPDWKNNKASDAKQPKPAVSKRSDFVILPAELQHRAETLIIRASQEEAFEAELRALTNGTQLPRDSRLYPLSTHISEGIIRLKSRITAAIGVSENMKNPPIVDGGHLATKLWIKHIHELLHHAGTESTVNQCRQYRWVIRLRPTVKEIISRCLKCRMKMVNPPQPITGDLPPCRLAHHQRPFTYTGLDYFGPLTITVGRAHQKRYVALFTCLTVRAVHLEIVHSLSTDSAIMALRRMIARRGCPAEIWSDNATNFHGAEKELRHMLQDGAEREASRRAIRWRFIPPGAPFMGGAWERLVRSVKTALTVVLREKHPREETLSTLLAEVENTVNSRPLTHVSVSPEDPEALTPNHFLLGCQGPIATPGFSEDYGYGSNINLRAAQQLANEFWARWLKEYLPELRNRREPHGRGPTLHTGDLVRIVDGNLPRNAWVRGKIIATHPGPDGIVRTVDIATRGGVLRRPTKRS